The nucleotide sequence GGCAACGTGGCGCTCGAGCGCTTCGGCACCGACGCCCCCTTCGTCAAGGCGCTGCACTCCGTGGGTGCGCCGCTGGCCGAGGGCGAGACCGACGTCGCGTGGCCCTGCAACGACACCAAGTACATCACCCACTTCCCGGAGGACCGCGAGATCTGGAGCTTCGGCTCCGGCTACGGCGGCAACGCGCTGCTGGGCAAGAAGTGCTACTCGCTGCGCATCGCCTCGGCGATGGCCCACGACGAGGGCTGGCTGGCTGAGCACATGCTCATCCTCAAGCTGACCTCGCCGGAGGAGAAGGTCTACTACGCCACCGCCGCGTTCCCCAGCTCCTGCGGCAAGACCAACCTGGCGATGCTCGAGCCCACCATCCCGGGCTGGAAGGTCGAGACCCTCGGCGACGACATCGCCTGGATGCGTTTCGGCGAGGACGGCCGGCTGTACGCCGTCAACCCGGAGTTCGGGTTCTTCGGTGTCGCCCCCGGCACCAACTGGGCCACCAACCCCAACGCCATGCGCACCATCGAGCGCGGCAACTCGCTGTTCACCAACGTCGCGATGACCGACGACGGCGACGTGTGGTGGGAGGGCATGGAGGGCGACCCCCAGCACCTGACGTCCTGGAAGCAGGAGGACTGGACGCCGGAGAGCGGCGAGCTCTCCAGCCACCCCAACTCTCGCTACTGCACCCCGATGTCGCAGTGCCCGGTGCTCGCGCCGGAGTGGGACGACCCCAAGGGTGTGCCGATCTCGGCGATCTTCTTCGGCGGCCGCCGGGCGACCACCATCCCGCTGGTCACCGAGTCCCGCAACTGGCAGAACGGGGTCTTCATGGCCTCCACCATGTCCAGCGAGAAGACCGCTGCCGCCAGCGGCAAGGTCGGTGACGTCCGCCGCGACCCGATGGCCATGCTGCCCTTCATCGGCTACAACGCCGGTGACTACCTGCAGCACTGGATCGACCTGGGCAAGTCCGCGGACGAGTCCAAGCTGCCGAAGATCTTCTACGTCAACTGGTTCCGCCGGGGCGAGGACAAGCGCTTCCTGTGGCCCGGATTCGGGGAGAACGCCCGCGTGCTCAAGTGGGCCATCGAGCGCATCGAGGGCAAGGCCGCGGCGCGGGAGACCGCCATCGGCTACGTGCCCACCAGCGCCGACATCGACCTGGACGGCCTCACCGGCGGCCTCGAGGACGTCGACCTGGCGCTGGAGGTCAACGACGAGGAGTGGAAGCGCGAGATCCCCTCCATCGAGGAGTGGTTCACCATGTTCGGGGACAAGCTGCCCAGCAGCCTGAGCGACGAGCTCGACGCGCTCAAGCACCGCCTGGGCTGACCACCGACGACGCACCCCACGCGGGTGTGAGCGCTTGCCCGAGGGGCGGGTACCGCAGGCCAACCGGCCGGGTGCCCGCCCCTCGGACGTGCAGGGGGAGAGTGGAGCGCGTGGAGACGGTCATGGTGATCGCTGCGCTGGCCGCGCTCTGGCTGGTGTTCAGCCTGGTGGTGCGCCGGCTCCGGCGGCGTGGGCTCACCGGCGAGCACCCGGGGGTGGGCGTCGTCCGGCCCGAGCAGCTGCGCGAGTCGAGGTCCAGGCCGAGCCGTAGCTGGCGGGAGGGCCACCGGCCCTGGCACGAGTGAGCGCGGCCCGGGGAGGTTCACCCTCACCCGGGCCGCGCTGCCGCTCGACGGTCGACGGCGGGTGTCGCGGCCGTACCGCCCCTCCGCGGTCCTGCCTCGACGTGGTCAGCTCCTCTCCTCGTCCCCGGCGGGGTGCGAGTCTCTGCACAACCCCTCAGCCGTCGTCGCCGTGCACAGGTGAGACGGCCGCTCCGGCCCGGGGCGACTCGGTGGGCCTACCCACCGCCGCTGAGTAGTTCCCCCCAGCCCGGCCCGGGCCTGCCGCCGCGTGGTGAGATGACGGCATGGACAAGTCGGGACTGATCCTCTCTCGCCGCGACCTTGCCTTCCTCCTGCACGAGTGGCTGGACGTCACCTCGCTGACCACCCGGCCGCGCT is from Rhodococcus sp. X156 and encodes:
- a CDS encoding phosphoenolpyruvate carboxykinase (GTP), coding for MTAATIPGLDEQNGTVPTQHSDLLAWVRDVAELTQPDRVVFVDGSDEEWDRLTTQLVDAGTFTRLNPEKKPNSFWCASDPADVARVEERTYICSREESSAGPTNNWMDPTEMRSLMTDLYRGCMKGRTMYVVPFCMGPVDAEDPKLGVELTDSEYVVVSMRIMTRMGNVALERFGTDAPFVKALHSVGAPLAEGETDVAWPCNDTKYITHFPEDREIWSFGSGYGGNALLGKKCYSLRIASAMAHDEGWLAEHMLILKLTSPEEKVYYATAAFPSSCGKTNLAMLEPTIPGWKVETLGDDIAWMRFGEDGRLYAVNPEFGFFGVAPGTNWATNPNAMRTIERGNSLFTNVAMTDDGDVWWEGMEGDPQHLTSWKQEDWTPESGELSSHPNSRYCTPMSQCPVLAPEWDDPKGVPISAIFFGGRRATTIPLVTESRNWQNGVFMASTMSSEKTAAASGKVGDVRRDPMAMLPFIGYNAGDYLQHWIDLGKSADESKLPKIFYVNWFRRGEDKRFLWPGFGENARVLKWAIERIEGKAAARETAIGYVPTSADIDLDGLTGGLEDVDLALEVNDEEWKREIPSIEEWFTMFGDKLPSSLSDELDALKHRLG